The Rhodothermia bacterium genome includes a window with the following:
- a CDS encoding proline--tRNA ligase, which produces MADVITKRETDYSQWYLDVVKNAKLAEHSPVRGCMVIRPNGFALWENMKDELDRMFKETGHVNAYFPIFIPESFLSKEADHVEGFAKECAIVTHSRLRMKDDKSGVEPDPDSKLEENLIVRPTSETIIWDTYRTWIQSWRDLPILINQWANVVRWEMRTRLFLRTMEFLWQEGHTAHASAEEAIAETEKILDIYAHFAEHFMAMPVVKGVKTESEKFAGADKTYCIEALMQDGKALQAGTSHFLGQNFAKAFNVQFQNKSNALEYVWATSWGVSTRLIGGLIMTHSDDQGLVLPPRIAPTQVVIVPITGKDNAGVVIERAETIARDLKLAGISVKLDASDQRPGWKFNEYEVQGVPIRLALGGRDLQNGTIEMARRDLRSKTSISQENLTQTILDTLEDIQQNLFDRAKTYRDNMITAVETWDEFLHVLDTKGGFISAHWDGTAETEAVIKEETKATIRCIPLDQQPESGTDPRSGKPSTGRVLFARAY; this is translated from the coding sequence ATGGCAGACGTAATAACAAAGCGCGAGACCGATTATTCGCAATGGTATCTGGATGTGGTAAAGAACGCCAAACTTGCCGAACACTCGCCAGTACGGGGATGTATGGTGATTCGGCCAAATGGATTTGCCCTCTGGGAAAACATGAAGGACGAATTAGACCGGATGTTTAAGGAAACAGGGCACGTAAACGCCTATTTTCCAATTTTTATTCCGGAATCCTTCTTGTCTAAAGAAGCCGATCACGTAGAAGGCTTTGCAAAAGAATGTGCGATTGTTACGCATTCGCGACTGCGTATGAAGGACGATAAATCGGGCGTGGAGCCAGATCCTGACTCCAAGTTGGAGGAGAACCTCATCGTCCGCCCTACCTCCGAGACCATTATTTGGGATACCTATCGCACCTGGATTCAGTCTTGGCGTGATCTGCCCATCCTGATTAACCAATGGGCGAATGTGGTTCGGTGGGAAATGCGTACAAGGCTCTTTTTGAGAACGATGGAATTTTTGTGGCAAGAAGGGCACACCGCACATGCCTCGGCGGAAGAGGCCATAGCAGAAACCGAAAAGATTTTGGATATTTACGCCCATTTTGCAGAGCATTTTATGGCCATGCCCGTAGTCAAAGGCGTAAAAACCGAGAGCGAGAAGTTTGCCGGCGCAGACAAAACCTATTGCATCGAGGCTTTGATGCAGGACGGAAAAGCCTTACAAGCCGGAACAAGCCACTTCCTCGGACAGAACTTCGCAAAAGCCTTTAATGTTCAATTCCAAAACAAATCCAATGCGTTGGAATATGTCTGGGCGACTTCTTGGGGAGTATCTACCCGACTGATTGGCGGCCTGATCATGACCCACTCTGATGATCAAGGCTTGGTCTTACCGCCCAGAATCGCACCGACGCAGGTGGTAATCGTTCCCATCACAGGCAAAGACAACGCCGGTGTGGTGATCGAGCGGGCAGAAACCATAGCACGCGACCTAAAGTTGGCCGGCATTTCGGTGAAGTTAGATGCTTCAGATCAACGTCCGGGATGGAAGTTCAACGAGTACGAAGTTCAAGGCGTGCCCATCCGGTTGGCACTCGGCGGGCGAGATTTGCAAAATGGCACCATCGAAATGGCTCGCCGCGACTTGCGCTCCAAAACATCCATCTCGCAAGAAAATTTGACACAAACCATCCTCGACACGCTGGAGGATATTCAACAAAATCTCTTCGACCGTGCCAAAACCTACCGCGATAACATGATTACCGCCGTAGAAACTTGGGACGAGTTCTTACACGTATTGGACACGAAAGGCGGCTTCATTTCGGCACATTGGGACGGAACCGCCGAGACAGAAGCGGTGATCAAAGAGGAAACAAAGGCTACCATACGGTGTATTCCTTTGGATCAACAACCCGAATCCGGAACCGATCCTCGCTCTGGAAAACCCTCCACAGGCCGCGTCTTGTTTGCGCGGGCCTATTAA